Proteins encoded by one window of Roseibium sp. Sym1:
- a CDS encoding AAA family ATPase, translating to MTTKTRWLRDLKRFLPLKSQFVLTGNVRDLQAYPIAPDTVAPLPLALALDHELRACGYRDVLLFSPMSGFETPGGIDSADLQQALQNTGLGSENPRGMGLDVLAQVLPTFSASNGEPAALIIDFASRLTNRSDTLTLQEHALFTTAQIACHRASSRPFGPNRQPYYNTIIWVVDRESDLPDWFTLDNPRLRTIPISPPDGHTRASLSRTLLRSLPEAEKTPTSVFEKSADAFVSLTEGLLLTDMNAIVQLGRNEDLRVDEIAAAVRRYKVGVTDDPWKRLDRNKITNAEHFIRSRVKGQEHAIAHMLDIIKRAVTGIGRSPTNGRPRGVAFFAGPTGVGKTELAKTITSLLFGDETAYIRFDMSEFSAEHADQRLLGAPPGYVGYDAGGELTNAMREKPFSIVLFDEIEKAHPRILDKFLQILDDGVLTSGRGDRVYFSEAVIIFTSNLGIYRTEATGARTLNVSADQEHEVVAAKVREEIENHFKLSLNRPEILNRIGENIIVFDFIRRDIAEQIFRSMVDSLLQSTVAAGFKVSLHEDAEQKLRNLCIQDLSNGGRGIRNMIETHLANPLSRALFDSGEAAGTFRIESVVPGPVTTIELVRE from the coding sequence GTGACTACGAAAACTCGTTGGCTACGCGACCTAAAGCGTTTCCTGCCTCTTAAAAGCCAGTTTGTCCTAACAGGCAATGTCCGTGACTTGCAGGCATACCCAATTGCGCCGGATACCGTAGCACCACTGCCGCTGGCCCTAGCCCTTGATCATGAGTTACGGGCGTGCGGATATCGCGATGTCCTGCTGTTTTCTCCCATGTCTGGGTTCGAAACTCCAGGTGGGATAGACAGCGCAGATCTCCAACAGGCGTTGCAAAACACGGGTCTGGGTTCTGAAAACCCAAGAGGTATGGGACTAGACGTTCTCGCTCAGGTGCTTCCGACTTTCAGCGCCTCGAATGGCGAACCGGCCGCACTGATCATAGACTTTGCTTCCCGTCTCACAAACAGGTCGGATACCCTGACACTTCAAGAGCATGCGCTCTTTACGACGGCTCAAATTGCTTGCCACCGCGCCTCTTCCAGACCCTTCGGGCCAAACCGACAACCGTACTATAATACCATTATTTGGGTGGTCGATCGTGAGTCCGATTTACCCGACTGGTTTACGCTCGATAATCCGAGACTTCGAACAATCCCGATCTCGCCACCTGACGGCCACACTCGCGCCTCGCTGTCCCGCACGCTTCTGAGGAGCCTTCCTGAGGCAGAGAAAACACCCACTTCTGTTTTTGAAAAGTCTGCTGATGCCTTCGTTAGCCTGACCGAAGGATTACTACTCACGGACATGAACGCCATCGTACAATTGGGCCGAAACGAAGACCTACGCGTCGACGAGATCGCTGCTGCAGTGAGACGCTATAAGGTTGGCGTAACGGACGATCCGTGGAAAAGACTCGACCGCAACAAAATAACCAATGCCGAACACTTCATCCGCTCTCGGGTAAAGGGGCAGGAGCACGCCATTGCCCATATGCTTGACATCATCAAGCGAGCGGTTACAGGGATTGGTCGGTCACCTACAAACGGTCGTCCGCGTGGTGTCGCGTTTTTCGCGGGCCCCACTGGCGTAGGAAAGACTGAGCTTGCGAAGACAATCACAAGCCTTCTTTTTGGGGACGAGACGGCTTACATCCGCTTCGATATGTCGGAGTTCAGTGCAGAACATGCAGACCAACGATTGTTGGGTGCGCCTCCCGGATACGTGGGATATGACGCTGGCGGTGAGCTTACAAATGCGATGCGGGAAAAGCCCTTCAGCATAGTCCTGTTTGACGAAATCGAAAAAGCCCATCCACGCATCCTCGACAAATTTCTACAGATACTCGACGATGGTGTGTTGACCTCCGGACGTGGCGACCGAGTTTATTTCTCTGAGGCCGTTATCATCTTCACCTCGAACCTCGGCATCTACCGCACTGAAGCAACTGGAGCACGAACACTAAACGTTTCCGCGGATCAAGAACATGAAGTCGTCGCAGCCAAGGTTCGGGAGGAAATAGAAAATCACTTCAAATTGTCACTCAACCGCCCAGAGATACTTAATCGCATCGGCGAAAACATAATAGTCTTTGACTTCATTCGACGGGATATAGCGGAACAGATTTTTCGCAGCATGGTCGACAGCCTATTGCAAAGCACTGTTGCAGCAGGTTTCAAGGTTTCATTACACGAAGACGCCGAACAAAAATTGCGCAATCTGTGCATCCAGGACCTGTCCAACGGCGGCCGAGGTATCCGCAATATGATAGAGACCCATCTTGCCAATCCATTGTCACGAGCGCTTTTTGACTCCGGTGAAGCCGCGGGAACTTTCAGGATCGAAAGCGTCGTCCCGGGCCCAGTCACAACCATAGAGCTCGTGCGAGAATAG
- a CDS encoding 4Fe-4S single cluster domain-containing protein, whose translation MRAVSISRLHFPVTTLGPGSRIGIWFQGCSIRCHGCISADTWAAGRGQTTVTEIMRAIERWLPEANGITISGGEPFDQCEALQELLIAIKAATAANVLLYSGYKIEEISAKVSRMAGLIDALISDPYLVDAPQTLALRGSDNQRLHLLTSVGQEAFAQYQRKLTAEDRSLDLMMDGDGTVWFVGIPGREDFKRLSAALSRHNHQLMTSQDCSKETAEEKSR comes from the coding sequence ATGAGGGCCGTTTCCATATCTCGTCTCCACTTTCCGGTAACGACGCTGGGCCCCGGCAGTCGCATCGGAATTTGGTTCCAAGGCTGCTCAATTCGATGCCATGGTTGCATATCTGCCGATACTTGGGCGGCAGGGCGGGGTCAAACGACAGTGACGGAGATTATGCGGGCGATAGAACGCTGGCTGCCTGAGGCAAACGGCATTACGATCTCCGGAGGCGAGCCTTTCGACCAGTGTGAAGCTCTGCAAGAACTACTGATTGCCATCAAGGCTGCCACAGCCGCTAACGTATTGCTTTATTCCGGCTACAAAATCGAAGAGATCTCTGCAAAGGTTTCGCGGATGGCCGGCCTGATAGACGCACTAATATCAGACCCATACCTCGTCGACGCCCCGCAGACGCTTGCACTGCGCGGTAGCGACAATCAACGTCTACATCTCCTAACCTCTGTTGGCCAAGAAGCATTCGCCCAGTATCAGCGGAAACTTACGGCCGAAGACCGCAGTTTAGATCTGATGATGGACGGAGACGGAACAGTCTGGTTCGTAGGTATTCCCGGCAGGGAAGATTTCAAGCGGTTGTCCGCTGCATTATCCCGACACAACCATCAATTAATGACTTCGCAGGACTGTTCGAAGGAAACGGCAGAAGAGAAAAGCCGATGA
- a CDS encoding protein kinase domain-containing protein, with protein sequence MIRLCPNCHTERPLSEFYCQGTVDSGATCNWDLTSVSVKEAGGLHRATPITSLSSQPPLASNTATCPNGHLVDDGDIICMTCGSELDIGSTPIEPTKEEEPENTALVATDVTEICGWRVESQLQPTGAVQQRYLAIKNETEQRGILTIFADGSEPDTAVYDAISSLSEDHLPQIYEVGRWNDRAYEIVEEITEGSLVEVSFDGSNLEVLRTIVFEIGKALGSFSQGGLRHRDIRPANVLIRTAKPLDLVITGFGSARLSDYDLDVVAPLETTQYMAPETIAGGVAASSDWWSLGMIILEIITDGACFDGVNPQAFLIHVLTNGVEIPEGLDPSVAQLLKGLLARDHRERWQWQEVRAWLAGEYVALPRSETAQTDSNGTTPIYLAGKPFYKASAYALAAAEPGNWDEARDQAMRGVIAAWTEDAGFDGAMQSAIRRLAHTEGLSDDLRLSIALKILHPAMPLIVKGNIVTPGWLLDHPIDGTELIFGPSVEFLARLDAEEWLQRMKERGLSVREKARHFSIALNEDDLQIHLLSSSKARLATLWAERRRILPDTDHPGLNSLIERRQTTDEDFILLLSADVGQFRSVDDILDEASRTADRASLATFNQEQAREWLSLSRRDLQALIDDRLAGFARCGIERIDEWADQFRLDRRISLDRSLVLLSVPYHEWKEPPKQNYVATLLEYFSKKISGSILRGPLTRMSIGKTTPRVDLTELGTERRPAAALLEHILARSDRVEELDPTAFGLSETLERRLRALRSHATLYKRDTGIDGLYMGFPFLIHRDDRRKAKIAPILLWPVKVVPQVGNRGHATIAFDRDRDEVRLNPAFEGMIGMDASRKWQEAANDLLGRSTLTAADVVDGFGGLANIEERTLAKLPGRDTDTDIGHDVIACSAVFFHMAYMGQAIVEDLRQLKSRQLNDSALQTALKLTEAVSLNSSSKKPPELDRFFTVASDPSQEAAVLEARSAPGLLIEGPPGTGKSQTIVNMVADAIGRKKSLLIVCQKQAALEVVKKRLEAEGLQDRIFMVSDVNRDREPIIHALRAQLEAHYELQANQKWKRDRQNLALKIEAVEEDLNKHHEALHRTDERIGLSYRELLGNLIEIEGQRAPLEVPALRRLLGQLTPVEIEALSEMCAPHARHWLPAKFENNPLSVLKQFNADPANIGAFDDDFNSFVASEKERNAVLERTADALSLNNPEPYRSWYAENDRSFVELEDQERAQLAQWYRLCERSENTSKAIQATARLATLNDLLGSIGDNEPAEDYRKLSIELSDQELDRWATIAAALNKPTSFIDVINPFRWSKRRKLKVFLKEAGLNPPDTAQFDAALRWEQRLRPLRRDLVEALEPFGEDSLVTDLSRSVKLAGIASHSAQSISNVQAVADKVASFPSQSELEKAVATASLPAYERLRDSAELAFERYEAKQFSRAALENVSQWFDEDWVAARLKAIEADDDNVTALSSIARERPTLEAFQRFRIRANAISPEGFKIFEQLRPLEFELSALRLDQLEDEVRKIVKREAMLSWKSRLESEDPRLLYETSELAAKIRSVEEAELGMRKANRNMLTQGVDPARISSAREWESITRLRGQRAQRLREILEKGPDLGLMELRPVWLMNPDVASRVLPLRKSMFDTVIYDEASQMPVEYALPTLFRGEIVIISGDEKQMPPTAFFASKVENDEADVFDGEELDEDATEVERETFNETWNRREIKDCPDLLQLGKSVLPTTTLQIHYRSSYRELISFSNSSFYNNKLNVPVRHPDEEILRAKPIEVIRADGIYYNQTNDIEARRVVDVLAEIWRRPESRPTIGVVTFNRKQADLIEDVLEERAEEDSVFRNTLARERDRVENGEDVGFFVKNVENVQGDERDYIIFSSTFGRNAQGSFRRNFGVLGQKGGERRLNVAVTRARMKVVMVTSMPIEDISDMISSRRTPASARDYLQGYLEYARSMSEGEFHRGRNLLERMVIERVSARSVANDGLDGFTASVAAYLDTLGVKTDQINDGSAFGLDFAVENPRTGLYGLGIECDAPRHHILESARAREIWRPSVLKRSIPVIHRVSSQGWYHNRDEERDRLKAVVEATIFQEAAE encoded by the coding sequence ATGATCAGACTTTGTCCAAATTGTCATACCGAACGTCCACTGAGCGAATTTTATTGTCAGGGGACCGTTGATAGCGGCGCGACCTGCAATTGGGATCTGACATCGGTTTCAGTAAAAGAAGCAGGCGGGCTCCATCGCGCTACTCCCATTACTTCGCTAAGTTCCCAGCCTCCTCTTGCCTCCAATACCGCGACATGTCCGAACGGTCACCTAGTCGACGACGGTGACATTATCTGCATGACCTGTGGGTCAGAATTAGACATCGGCTCTACTCCAATAGAGCCTACAAAAGAAGAGGAACCTGAAAACACGGCTCTTGTCGCAACGGATGTGACGGAGATTTGTGGCTGGCGGGTTGAGTCTCAACTACAGCCGACCGGCGCTGTCCAGCAACGCTATCTCGCGATCAAGAATGAAACGGAACAGCGTGGAATCTTGACCATATTTGCCGATGGTTCAGAGCCTGACACAGCGGTCTATGATGCTATTAGCAGCTTATCCGAGGACCACCTGCCTCAGATTTACGAAGTCGGCAGATGGAATGATCGGGCATACGAAATAGTGGAGGAGATAACCGAAGGAAGTCTTGTCGAGGTCAGCTTCGACGGATCGAATCTCGAAGTATTAAGAACGATCGTGTTTGAAATTGGCAAGGCACTTGGCTCCTTTTCCCAAGGGGGACTGCGTCATCGCGATATCCGCCCGGCAAACGTCCTAATTCGCACCGCCAAACCACTAGATTTGGTAATCACGGGTTTTGGCTCAGCTCGTCTGTCAGACTATGACCTAGATGTCGTCGCGCCGCTTGAGACGACGCAGTACATGGCACCGGAAACTATCGCTGGCGGCGTGGCCGCGTCCTCCGATTGGTGGAGTCTCGGAATGATCATTCTCGAGATCATCACAGACGGGGCTTGCTTCGATGGTGTCAATCCTCAAGCGTTCCTGATCCACGTCCTCACAAACGGAGTCGAAATTCCAGAAGGATTGGATCCTTCAGTTGCACAGCTTTTGAAAGGCCTCCTAGCTAGAGACCATCGAGAACGGTGGCAATGGCAAGAGGTGCGTGCTTGGCTTGCCGGGGAGTATGTTGCCTTACCTCGGTCGGAAACGGCGCAGACTGACTCGAACGGAACCACACCGATATATCTGGCTGGAAAGCCTTTTTACAAGGCTAGCGCGTACGCGCTAGCTGCGGCTGAGCCTGGTAACTGGGACGAGGCGCGCGATCAGGCAATGCGCGGCGTCATCGCCGCGTGGACTGAAGACGCAGGTTTCGATGGTGCAATGCAGTCGGCAATACGGCGCCTTGCTCACACCGAAGGCCTCTCTGACGACTTGAGGCTTTCGATAGCTCTAAAGATACTGCATCCGGCGATGCCGCTCATAGTAAAAGGAAACATTGTCACGCCGGGCTGGCTACTTGATCACCCAATTGATGGTACCGAGCTAATCTTCGGGCCGTCAGTTGAATTTCTTGCGCGCCTAGATGCAGAGGAGTGGCTGCAGCGAATGAAGGAGCGCGGACTATCGGTCCGCGAAAAGGCTCGCCATTTTTCCATTGCGCTAAATGAAGATGACCTGCAGATTCACCTGCTGTCGAGCTCAAAAGCCAGACTCGCAACGCTTTGGGCCGAGCGACGTCGGATACTCCCCGATACCGACCATCCCGGACTGAATTCCCTGATCGAGAGGCGGCAGACCACAGATGAGGACTTCATTCTTCTACTATCTGCTGACGTAGGACAGTTCCGGTCGGTAGACGACATTCTCGATGAGGCCTCAAGAACTGCCGATCGAGCAAGTTTGGCTACATTCAATCAAGAACAAGCGCGTGAATGGCTTTCTCTGTCTAGAAGGGACTTGCAGGCGCTAATTGATGATCGACTCGCAGGATTTGCTCGATGTGGAATTGAGAGAATCGACGAGTGGGCGGACCAATTTCGACTGGATCGCCGAATCAGCCTTGACCGATCACTTGTTTTGCTTTCGGTACCTTACCATGAGTGGAAAGAGCCACCGAAACAGAATTACGTAGCAACACTGCTTGAATACTTCTCGAAGAAGATTTCCGGCAGCATCCTGCGCGGTCCACTTACGAGGATGTCAATTGGTAAGACCACACCACGAGTCGATCTAACGGAGCTCGGAACTGAGAGGCGCCCTGCCGCTGCTCTTTTGGAACACATCCTTGCCCGGTCTGATCGAGTAGAGGAGTTGGACCCTACAGCCTTCGGCCTGTCCGAAACGCTTGAGCGTCGATTGCGCGCACTGCGCAGTCATGCAACGCTCTATAAGCGCGACACTGGGATCGATGGATTATACATGGGCTTCCCATTCCTGATCCACCGCGATGATCGCCGGAAAGCAAAGATCGCACCGATACTCTTGTGGCCAGTCAAGGTCGTTCCACAAGTCGGCAATCGCGGCCACGCGACCATTGCGTTCGACCGAGACCGAGACGAGGTACGCCTAAACCCGGCTTTTGAAGGCATGATCGGTATGGATGCCTCGCGAAAGTGGCAAGAAGCAGCGAATGATCTTCTTGGCAGGTCTACGCTCACCGCTGCAGATGTCGTCGACGGATTTGGCGGGCTAGCAAACATCGAAGAACGAACGCTCGCTAAACTTCCTGGAAGAGATACCGATACGGATATCGGCCACGATGTCATCGCTTGCTCAGCAGTATTCTTCCACATGGCCTATATGGGACAAGCCATCGTTGAGGATTTACGCCAACTAAAAAGTAGGCAGCTTAATGACAGTGCTCTGCAGACAGCGCTCAAGCTTACTGAAGCTGTTTCCCTTAATTCGTCGTCTAAAAAGCCTCCAGAACTAGACCGCTTTTTTACCGTGGCCAGCGATCCCTCGCAGGAAGCTGCTGTTCTCGAGGCCCGCAGTGCGCCCGGTCTTCTTATCGAAGGACCACCCGGCACAGGGAAGAGCCAGACTATTGTCAATATGGTTGCTGACGCAATTGGTAGGAAAAAAAGTCTGCTCATCGTCTGCCAAAAACAGGCCGCGCTCGAAGTCGTGAAGAAACGGCTAGAAGCTGAGGGGCTCCAAGACAGGATATTCATGGTCTCAGACGTAAACCGCGACCGCGAACCGATCATCCATGCTCTTCGAGCGCAGCTCGAGGCCCATTATGAGTTGCAGGCCAATCAGAAGTGGAAGCGCGATCGCCAGAATCTTGCGCTAAAGATTGAGGCAGTTGAAGAAGATCTCAACAAGCATCATGAAGCGCTCCATCGCACGGACGAACGCATTGGCCTGTCATACCGCGAGCTTTTGGGCAACTTAATCGAGATCGAAGGACAAAGGGCACCACTTGAAGTCCCAGCCCTTAGACGTTTGCTTGGTCAGCTTACTCCCGTCGAGATTGAAGCACTATCGGAGATGTGCGCTCCACACGCCAGACACTGGCTGCCGGCCAAGTTCGAGAATAACCCGCTTTCAGTGCTTAAACAGTTCAACGCGGACCCAGCCAATATTGGCGCATTCGATGATGACTTTAATTCGTTCGTGGCAAGCGAAAAGGAGCGTAATGCTGTCCTCGAAAGGACAGCAGACGCGCTCTCACTGAACAATCCCGAGCCTTACCGTAGCTGGTACGCCGAAAATGACAGGAGTTTTGTAGAGCTGGAGGACCAAGAGCGCGCCCAATTGGCTCAGTGGTACCGACTTTGTGAACGCAGTGAGAACACAAGTAAAGCGATACAGGCAACCGCAAGGCTCGCCACTCTAAATGACTTGCTTGGATCGATAGGCGACAACGAACCTGCGGAAGACTACCGCAAGCTCTCAATCGAACTCTCCGATCAAGAGCTGGATAGATGGGCCACTATAGCCGCGGCGTTGAACAAGCCGACATCTTTCATTGATGTCATCAATCCTTTCAGATGGTCAAAGAGAAGAAAGCTCAAAGTCTTCCTGAAAGAAGCCGGTCTTAATCCTCCCGACACTGCCCAATTTGATGCTGCTCTCCGTTGGGAGCAACGTCTACGCCCGCTGCGGCGCGATTTAGTCGAAGCTTTAGAACCGTTCGGAGAAGATTCCCTAGTTACCGACCTATCGAGATCCGTCAAGCTCGCAGGAATCGCTTCACATAGCGCGCAGTCCATATCGAACGTGCAAGCCGTCGCAGACAAAGTAGCTTCCTTTCCGTCACAATCCGAATTGGAGAAAGCCGTCGCGACGGCGTCCTTACCTGCATATGAACGACTTCGTGACAGCGCTGAACTCGCATTCGAGCGCTACGAGGCCAAGCAGTTCAGTCGTGCGGCCCTGGAAAACGTGTCTCAGTGGTTTGATGAAGACTGGGTTGCAGCAAGGCTTAAAGCAATCGAAGCAGACGACGACAACGTGACTGCGCTCTCGTCTATAGCCCGCGAACGGCCGACATTGGAGGCCTTTCAGCGTTTTCGTATTCGCGCGAACGCCATATCCCCCGAAGGTTTCAAGATTTTCGAGCAACTCCGCCCCTTGGAATTCGAACTATCGGCGCTCCGGTTGGATCAACTCGAAGACGAAGTTCGCAAAATAGTCAAGCGAGAAGCGATGCTATCTTGGAAGTCTCGGCTCGAGAGTGAGGACCCTCGCTTGCTCTATGAGACCTCTGAACTCGCGGCGAAAATCCGCTCCGTCGAAGAGGCGGAACTCGGTATGCGTAAGGCCAATCGCAATATGTTGACGCAGGGCGTCGACCCAGCCCGGATATCTTCTGCACGCGAATGGGAAAGCATTACCAGACTGCGTGGCCAGCGTGCGCAGCGCCTGCGCGAAATATTGGAAAAAGGGCCCGATCTCGGCCTTATGGAACTACGTCCAGTTTGGCTGATGAACCCTGATGTCGCCAGCCGCGTCCTGCCACTTCGCAAGTCGATGTTCGACACCGTAATATATGACGAAGCTTCGCAGATGCCGGTCGAATATGCTTTGCCGACGCTTTTCCGCGGCGAGATCGTTATTATCAGCGGCGACGAGAAGCAGATGCCACCGACTGCCTTCTTCGCAAGCAAGGTTGAGAACGACGAAGCTGACGTTTTCGACGGCGAAGAACTTGATGAAGACGCAACTGAAGTTGAACGCGAGACATTCAACGAGACCTGGAACAGACGCGAGATTAAAGATTGTCCGGATTTGCTCCAGTTAGGCAAGTCGGTCCTGCCAACTACAACGCTTCAAATACACTACCGTTCCAGCTACCGCGAACTTATCAGCTTCTCCAACAGCTCTTTCTATAATAACAAACTCAACGTCCCCGTGAGGCACCCAGATGAGGAGATATTGCGCGCCAAACCAATCGAGGTGATCAGGGCAGACGGCATTTACTATAATCAAACCAATGACATCGAGGCACGTCGCGTCGTCGACGTACTAGCCGAAATCTGGCGAAGGCCCGAAAGTAGACCGACAATCGGTGTCGTAACATTTAACCGTAAGCAAGCCGACCTGATTGAGGACGTCCTAGAGGAACGGGCCGAAGAAGACAGTGTATTTAGGAACACCCTCGCTCGAGAACGTGATCGCGTTGAAAACGGAGAGGATGTCGGGTTCTTCGTCAAAAACGTCGAAAACGTTCAGGGAGACGAGCGCGACTATATCATCTTCTCCTCCACGTTCGGTAGAAACGCTCAAGGCAGCTTCCGCAGAAACTTCGGTGTGCTTGGACAAAAGGGGGGGGAACGGCGATTGAACGTCGCCGTTACTAGAGCACGCATGAAGGTTGTGATGGTGACTTCGATGCCGATTGAAGACATCTCTGATATGATAAGCAGCCGTCGCACTCCCGCGTCAGCGCGCGACTACCTACAGGGCTACCTGGAGTATGCGCGCTCGATGTCCGAGGGCGAGTTTCATAGGGGTCGCAACCTCCTGGAGCGCATGGTTATCGAAAGGGTGAGCGCGCGCTCCGTCGCAAATGACGGGTTAGACGGCTTTACTGCTTCGGTCGCCGCCTACCTTGACACGCTGGGAGTGAAAACGGACCAGATTAACGATGGCAGCGCCTTCGGCCTAGACTTCGCTGTAGAGAATCCGCGCACTGGTCTCTACGGGCTCGGTATCGAGTGCGACGCGCCAAGGCACCATATTCTCGAAAGCGCTCGTGCCAGGGAAATCTGGCGACCGTCCGTACTCAAGAGATCGATACCTGTAATCCACCGCGTGTCTTCACAGGGTTGGTACCATAACCGTGATGAAGAAAGAGATCGACTGAAGGCGGTTGTTGAGGCCACGATTTTTCAGGAGGCAGCCGAATGA